The following is a genomic window from Geoalkalibacter halelectricus.
GGGGGGGACTCTCAGGGGGCGTATGTCGCGCATTCGGCATCGCCCCCGTAACGTCACAAACAAGGAAAGGGTGGGTGGTCTCTGCTGACAGCAAGGATTAAGGCACTGTTCGGACCCCTCTGTCTTGCGCTTGCTCTGATCGGTTGCGCAAGTCCGCCGCCGGCTGAAATGGATGGCGCCCGAAGTCTCGTGGCCCGGGCTTATTCCCTCGGCGCCGATCATCTTGCCGTTGCACCCTATCAGAAGGCATTCGAGGCACTTGCGCGAGGTGAAGCCCTGGTCGCGCGCGGCGACCAGAATGCGGCCCGAGAAGCTTTCGTCGTCGCCGAGCATTTCGCCCGCGAAGCTATATTTGCCGCCCAGGCGGAAAAGCTTCGCATGGAGGAAGAATTTCGGGCGCGTGAGGAAGCCGAGCGTGCCCGGCAGGCGGCGCAGCCCCCCGCGCCTGCCGAGGTTAAGCCGCAGCCCCCCGCGGCCTCAGTCCAGCATTCCGCGGTTGTTTCCATGCCTGTTCCCCAGCCTGTGGCTCCCGCCCCCGAACCCGTCTTGGCATATGACGTTCAGGTCGGCGATACGCTGTGGCTGATCGCCGCGCGTCCAGAAGTCTACGGCGATCCTTTGCTGTGGCCCTTGTTGTACAAATCCAACCGCGATCAGATCAAGGATCCCCGTCAGGTGTACTTCGGCCAGACCCTGGATGTGCCCCGAAATGTTTCCGAACAGGAAAAAGACGAGGTGCGCACCCAGGCTCGCCA
Proteins encoded in this region:
- a CDS encoding LysM peptidoglycan-binding domain-containing protein, encoding MARAYSLGADHLAVAPYQKAFEALARGEALVARGDQNAAREAFVVAEHFAREAIFAAQAEKLRMEEEFRAREEAERARQAAQPPAPAEVKPQPPAASVQHSAVVSMPVPQPVAPAPEPVLAYDVQVGDTLWLIAARPEVYGDPLLWPLLYKSNRDQIKDPRQVYFGQTLDVPRNVSEQEKDEVRTQARQSELFPVKQLLPALAPKP